A genomic window from Thalassoroseus pseudoceratinae includes:
- a CDS encoding alpha/beta hydrolase, with translation MLRCIIYLLAATWLSTEASVLQAANIAPQRFPVQCGRPGVFVPYASDGPIDQSNDKITRIIVGIHSSGFDAEKCLRALLLAASKVRGATESTLIVTPQFFDVNAIKQPIPQGLLAWKVSPYRGSSLACIGPQKEGIGFSAYDVMNQLLPAVANLERFRNLKTVVVCGHSAGGQMTQRYAITSKFRPPKGVSVRFVASGASSFAYLDSKRPRQQGQEIVFEELPSEFLEKYPNYNNWGYGLDARYRAFRRASDDYLRQRYAKRRVLYLCGSEDNNPNDSTLSKAYGALLQGRQRLERMKLFFAHLIDVYGEDIKKTHAMAIAEGVNHNGFDAYASNAGLKFLFDHSHTDTDKDGETDWEEWLAGTE, from the coding sequence ATGCTTCGCTGTATCATCTACCTCTTGGCGGCGACTTGGCTGTCAACCGAAGCGAGTGTTCTGCAAGCTGCCAACATCGCTCCGCAACGCTTTCCGGTCCAATGCGGACGGCCAGGCGTCTTTGTGCCGTACGCCTCGGATGGCCCGATCGACCAGTCCAACGACAAGATCACGCGCATCATTGTGGGCATTCACAGCAGCGGATTCGATGCCGAAAAATGTCTCCGGGCACTGCTGTTGGCAGCATCGAAGGTGAGGGGGGCAACCGAATCGACGCTGATCGTAACCCCTCAGTTTTTCGATGTGAACGCCATCAAGCAGCCGATTCCGCAGGGGCTGCTCGCGTGGAAGGTGAGTCCCTATCGAGGCAGTTCATTGGCTTGCATCGGTCCGCAGAAAGAAGGGATCGGTTTCAGTGCGTATGACGTCATGAATCAGCTTCTTCCGGCCGTGGCCAATTTGGAACGCTTTCGGAATCTCAAGACGGTGGTCGTCTGCGGTCACTCGGCCGGCGGGCAGATGACCCAGCGGTACGCAATCACGTCGAAGTTTCGTCCTCCAAAGGGAGTCTCGGTTCGGTTTGTGGCCTCTGGCGCTTCTTCGTTCGCCTATCTAGACAGCAAGCGACCGCGTCAGCAGGGTCAGGAGATTGTTTTCGAAGAACTCCCGAGTGAATTCTTGGAGAAATACCCCAACTACAACAACTGGGGATATGGGTTGGATGCTCGCTATCGCGCCTTTCGCCGGGCCTCGGACGACTATCTGCGGCAGCGTTACGCCAAGCGACGCGTTCTCTATTTGTGCGGATCGGAAGACAACAACCCGAACGATTCCACGTTGTCCAAGGCGTACGGAGCATTGCTTCAAGGTCGCCAGCGGCTCGAACGCATGAAGCTGTTCTTTGCACACTTGATCGATGTGTATGGTGAGGACATCAAGAAGACACATGCGATGGCAATCGCTGAAGGGGTGAATCACAATGGCTTCGACGCCTACGCATCAAACGCAGGGCTCAAGTTTCTATTCGATCATTCCCACACCGATACTGACAAAGACGGAGAAACCGACTGGGAAGAGTGGTTGGCTGGAACCGAATAG
- a CDS encoding sodium:solute symporter family transporter: MFAELAAGLTFPDYFVLAAFLAGMLVMGVVIARKQQSSDDFFVAGRNMPAWAVGISLFASLLSTITYLGMPGEMFRTGVAFLTRQLPIPLVLAVVWGLWIPFFMRLRLTSAYEYLERRFNYPVRAFAAVFCLLLLFGWISVVVLTASRAMAEITVPAIADPVARAETLNRMMFGIIIGVGLFSVLYTTLGGIRAVVWTDVIQFTVLLVGAVVTMMSIASMTGTGISDWITASQAYQHEEVQWFDWSVSNRSTVFTITVNMFFWFICTHGANQVALQRYFTVKDASAARRTYLVSAVASILIGVLLAGVGIALMSFLQMSDLPVKEELLNSQVGARGDLPDQVFPQFIRMYLPAGMKGLVVAALFAAAMSTIDSGANSASTIITVDFIRPFSKTPASSTKELQRARKLTAAAGVTVVLYTMLLYQISKGTNIIDLTQKGFNCFLGALGGLFVLGMFSRRVTASIALIALLVGEVFGVVTSYFREITSWLANTQGGWWAENLGGKSIEIAGILNYEGTPFSTHLVVPGAWVVTVVVGITLAFIFRTNCTETQSNWTWKKVVHGHQDETR; encoded by the coding sequence ATGTTTGCTGAACTTGCTGCGGGTTTGACGTTCCCCGACTATTTCGTGCTCGCCGCATTCTTGGCGGGGATGCTGGTGATGGGGGTGGTAATTGCTCGCAAGCAGCAATCGAGCGATGACTTCTTCGTCGCCGGTCGCAATATGCCGGCTTGGGCGGTCGGCATTAGTTTGTTTGCCTCACTGCTGTCCACGATCACTTATCTCGGTATGCCAGGCGAGATGTTTCGCACCGGCGTGGCGTTTCTGACCCGACAGTTGCCGATTCCGCTCGTATTGGCGGTCGTGTGGGGACTGTGGATTCCCTTCTTCATGCGACTCCGGCTCACCAGTGCCTACGAATACCTAGAGCGACGCTTCAACTATCCGGTTCGCGCATTTGCTGCCGTGTTTTGTCTGCTGCTGCTCTTTGGTTGGATTTCCGTCGTGGTGCTGACGGCGTCTCGAGCGATGGCGGAAATCACCGTACCGGCCATTGCCGATCCCGTCGCGAGAGCCGAAACACTCAACCGCATGATGTTCGGAATCATCATCGGGGTCGGACTATTCTCCGTGCTATACACAACTCTCGGCGGAATTCGCGCGGTCGTCTGGACCGATGTCATCCAGTTCACCGTGTTGCTCGTCGGTGCCGTCGTCACGATGATGTCGATTGCTTCCATGACGGGCACCGGCATTAGCGACTGGATCACTGCAAGCCAAGCGTATCAGCACGAAGAAGTTCAGTGGTTCGATTGGAGCGTCTCCAACCGGTCGACTGTGTTCACGATCACGGTGAACATGTTCTTTTGGTTCATCTGCACACACGGCGCCAACCAAGTCGCCTTACAACGTTATTTCACCGTTAAGGATGCTTCCGCCGCGAGACGCACTTACCTCGTCAGTGCGGTCGCTAGCATTCTTATCGGCGTGTTGCTAGCCGGCGTCGGAATTGCCTTGATGTCGTTTCTACAGATGTCCGACCTACCAGTCAAAGAGGAACTTCTCAATTCCCAAGTCGGAGCAAGAGGTGACTTGCCGGATCAAGTGTTTCCGCAATTCATTCGGATGTACTTGCCAGCAGGGATGAAAGGACTCGTGGTCGCGGCCTTGTTTGCAGCTGCAATGTCAACTATCGATTCCGGTGCGAACTCGGCTTCCACAATTATCACCGTCGACTTCATCCGCCCGTTTTCCAAAACACCAGCTTCATCAACGAAGGAATTACAACGTGCCCGAAAACTCACCGCTGCCGCCGGTGTGACGGTTGTTCTCTACACAATGCTGCTCTACCAAATCTCTAAGGGCACAAACATTATCGACTTAACCCAAAAAGGTTTCAATTGTTTTCTCGGTGCCTTAGGTGGATTGTTTGTTCTAGGGATGTTCTCACGTCGCGTGACCGCTTCTATCGCCCTCATTGCATTGCTAGTTGGTGAAGTCTTCGGAGTGGTGACAAGCTATTTCCGAGAGATCACTAGCTGGCTAGCGAACACCCAAGGCGGGTGGTGGGCCGAAAATCTCGGTGGAAAGTCAATAGAGATTGCTGGCATCCTAAACTATGAAGGCACACCGTTCTCGACTCACCTAGTCGTACCGGGCGCCTGGGTTGTCACGGTCGTAGTGGGCATCACTCTAGCATTCATCTTCCGCACAAATTGCACAGAGACCCAAAGCAACTGGACATGGAAGAAGGTCGTCCACGGCCATCAAGACGAGACAAGATAG